A single genomic interval of Novosphingobium ginsenosidimutans harbors:
- a CDS encoding Rne/Rng family ribonuclease codes for MTMRMLIDARHQEETRVAVLKGNRIEEFDFESAEHKQIKGNIYLAKVTRVEPSLQAAFVDFGGNRHGFLAFSEIHPDYYQIPKEDREALLAEEAAHAEEEAALRAIAEGEEDFVGDDELGETLADDLAGTSHESFHEDDHGLTEVDTAEKDEVATIEDGQIDNAFDHEGEEAAEAEEGDGRRRGRGRRRQGQGRGKAKEADELRAKRMALRRRYKIQDVIQRRQVLLVQVVKEERGNKGAALTTYLSLAGRYCVLMPNSSHGGGISRKISSAADRKRLKSIIAELELPKAMGCIVRTAGLQRTKTEIKRDFDYLARLWDDIRETTLKSTAPALIHSDSDLIKRAIRDIYNREIEDVIVEGEQGYRLARDFMKMLMPSHAKRVKQYADPVPLFQRYGAEDQLTAMYDPVVQLKSGGYIVINPTEALVSIDINSGRSTKEHGIEATALNTNLEAAREIARQLRLRDMAGLVVIDFIDMEYGSNVRKVEKAMKDALKNDRARIQVGRISSFGLMEMSRQRLRTGVLEATTRQCPHCDGTGLVRTASSAGLSALRLIEDEAAKGRGSIISLFASTEAAVYLLNAKRADLAEIEARYGVRVEVLPEGENEGAKMRVASSGPRPEFVPKFEPIALEDDDDIADIIDEDDEDEGDEDDVRTRDGRRDEGDGEGRGKRRRRRRRRGGRDREEGEAGEAGEAGEGEDASASDDQEHEESPAGETDEQRKRRRRRRRGGRGRNGNREDGDVAASEGGEVASQAEAEPAAAEPEVAEEAPAKPKRNRKKAAPAEPEPEAVVAAPVEAEAAVEEPATKPKRTRKKKADEAPAEAEAQSAEPEAAAEEAPAKPKRTRKKAVASEAETQTDDSVSAEAEGDGTPRRGWWQRTFGN; via the coding sequence ATGACAATGCGCATGCTGATCGATGCGCGCCACCAGGAAGAAACCCGGGTGGCGGTGCTCAAGGGCAACCGGATTGAGGAATTCGACTTTGAATCTGCCGAACACAAGCAGATCAAGGGTAACATCTATCTAGCCAAGGTAACCCGGGTCGAACCGTCGCTGCAGGCGGCGTTCGTAGACTTCGGCGGCAATCGCCACGGCTTCCTGGCCTTCAGCGAAATCCATCCTGACTACTATCAGATCCCCAAAGAGGACCGCGAGGCCCTGCTGGCTGAAGAAGCCGCCCACGCCGAGGAAGAGGCCGCACTGCGCGCCATTGCCGAAGGTGAGGAAGACTTTGTCGGTGATGACGAACTGGGCGAAACCCTGGCCGACGATCTGGCCGGAACCTCGCACGAAAGCTTCCACGAAGACGATCACGGCCTGACCGAGGTCGACACCGCCGAGAAGGACGAAGTCGCGACCATCGAAGATGGCCAGATCGACAATGCCTTTGATCACGAGGGTGAGGAAGCCGCCGAGGCTGAAGAAGGTGATGGCCGTCGGCGTGGTCGCGGCCGCCGTCGTCAGGGCCAGGGTCGTGGCAAGGCCAAGGAAGCTGACGAGCTGCGGGCCAAACGGATGGCGCTGCGCCGTCGCTACAAGATCCAGGACGTGATCCAGCGCCGGCAGGTCCTGCTGGTGCAGGTCGTCAAGGAAGAACGTGGCAACAAGGGCGCTGCCCTCACCACCTATCTCAGCCTGGCTGGCCGCTATTGCGTGCTGATGCCCAATTCGAGCCACGGTGGCGGCATCAGCCGCAAGATCAGCTCGGCCGCTGACCGCAAGCGCCTGAAGTCAATCATCGCCGAGCTTGAGCTGCCCAAGGCGATGGGCTGCATCGTCCGCACCGCTGGGCTGCAGCGCACAAAGACCGAGATCAAGCGCGATTTCGACTATCTCGCCCGCCTGTGGGACGATATCCGCGAGACCACGCTGAAAAGCACGGCGCCCGCGCTGATCCATTCGGACAGCGACCTGATCAAGCGCGCGATCCGCGACATCTACAATCGCGAGATCGAGGACGTGATCGTCGAGGGCGAACAGGGTTACCGCCTGGCCCGTGATTTCATGAAGATGCTGATGCCCAGCCACGCCAAGCGGGTGAAGCAGTATGCCGATCCGGTGCCCTTGTTCCAGCGCTATGGCGCCGAAGACCAGCTCACCGCGATGTACGATCCGGTCGTCCAGCTGAAGAGCGGCGGCTACATCGTCATCAACCCGACCGAGGCGCTGGTGTCGATCGACATCAACTCGGGCCGCTCGACCAAGGAGCACGGGATCGAGGCGACGGCGCTCAACACCAACCTTGAAGCCGCTCGCGAAATTGCCCGCCAGTTGCGCCTGCGCGACATGGCCGGCCTGGTCGTGATCGACTTCATCGACATGGAATATGGCTCGAACGTCCGCAAGGTCGAGAAGGCCATGAAGGACGCGCTCAAGAACGACCGCGCCCGCATCCAGGTTGGTCGGATTTCAAGCTTCGGCCTGATGGAAATGAGCCGCCAGCGCTTGCGCACCGGTGTGCTTGAAGCGACCACGCGCCAGTGTCCGCACTGCGACGGTACTGGGCTGGTCCGCACCGCTTCAAGCGCTGGCCTCTCGGCACTGCGCCTGATCGAAGACGAAGCCGCCAAGGGCCGCGGTTCGATCATCTCGCTGTTCGCCAGCACCGAGGCGGCTGTGTACCTGCTCAACGCCAAGCGCGCCGATCTGGCTGAGATCGAGGCCCGTTACGGCGTTCGCGTCGAAGTTCTGCCGGAAGGCGAGAACGAAGGCGCAAAGATGCGCGTTGCCTCCTCCGGCCCACGGCCGGAGTTCGTCCCGAAGTTCGAGCCCATCGCGCTGGAAGACGATGACGACATCGCCGACATCATCGACGAAGATGATGAGGACGAAGGCGACGAGGATGACGTCCGTACCCGTGACGGTCGCCGTGACGAAGGTGATGGGGAAGGCCGCGGCAAGCGTCGCCGCCGCCGCCGCCGCCGGGGTGGCCGTGACCGCGAAGAAGGCGAAGCCGGTGAGGCCGGCGAAGCTGGTGAAGGCGAAGACGCCAGCGCCAGCGACGACCAGGAGCATGAGGAAAGTCCGGCCGGCGAAACTGACGAGCAACGCAAGCGTCGCCGTCGTCGTCGGCGGGGTGGTCGCGGCCGCAACGGCAACCGCGAAGACGGCGATGTGGCAGCCAGCGAGGGTGGTGAAGTTGCCTCTCAGGCCGAGGCCGAACCTGCCGCTGCCGAACCCGAAGTGGCAGAAGAGGCACCTGCGAAGCCCAAGCGCAACCGCAAGAAGGCTGCGCCCGCCGAGCCGGAGCCCGAAGCTGTCGTAGCAGCTCCGGTCGAAGCCGAAGCCGCCGTTGAAGAGCCGGCGACCAAGCCAAAGCGCACCCGCAAGAAGAAGGCTGACGAAGCTCCGGCAGAAGCCGAAGCTCAGTCCGCAGAGCCTGAAGCTGCTGCCGAGGAAGCACCGGCCAAG
- a CDS encoding N-acetylmuramoyl-L-alanine amidase family protein: MRRPAVILGLFAAPLAVFAAMVAADRTFGGPGRGFGYVVQVSLPDEDARQGLPPVMGPQDASRPLVVIDAGHGGKDPGAGLGPLKEKDLVLRLALALRDELLRQGAVRVALTRENDRYLLLPVRPDIARRLQADLFISIHADSTETGTGARGATVYVLSDKGSNEAAERIAARENAVDEVNGIRITDQDDNVGAILVDLSQREMQAKAESFGNLILREGRGRLPFRDDKVQSAAFAVLKAPDVPSVLFESGYINNEDDLARLASAEGQQAFAQTLASAIRVHFAREAALPALQP, from the coding sequence ATGCGTCGTCCGGCCGTGATCCTTGGTCTCTTTGCTGCGCCTCTGGCGGTTTTTGCGGCAATGGTGGCAGCAGACCGAACCTTTGGCGGGCCGGGTCGCGGCTTTGGTTATGTCGTGCAGGTCAGTCTGCCTGATGAGGACGCCCGGCAGGGCCTGCCACCGGTGATGGGGCCGCAGGACGCCAGCCGGCCGCTGGTGGTGATTGATGCCGGACACGGCGGCAAGGATCCTGGGGCAGGGCTGGGGCCGCTCAAGGAAAAGGATCTGGTGCTGCGACTGGCCCTGGCTCTGCGTGACGAGCTGTTGCGCCAGGGCGCGGTCAGGGTCGCCCTGACCCGCGAAAACGATCGTTACCTGCTGCTGCCGGTTCGGCCGGATATCGCGCGGCGGCTGCAGGCAGACCTGTTCATTTCGATCCATGCCGATAGCACTGAAACAGGCACTGGAGCACGCGGGGCGACGGTATATGTCCTGTCGGACAAGGGCAGCAACGAAGCCGCCGAACGGATTGCCGCTCGCGAAAATGCGGTGGACGAGGTCAACGGGATCCGCATCACCGACCAGGATGACAATGTCGGCGCAATCCTGGTCGACCTTTCGCAACGCGAGATGCAGGCCAAGGCGGAAAGTTTTGGCAACCTTATCCTGCGCGAAGGGCGCGGGCGGCTGCCGTTCCGTGACGATAAGGTCCAGTCTGCTGCCTTTGCCGTGCTCAAGGCACCCGATGTGCCCTCGGTGCTGTTCGAGAGCGGCTATATCAACAATGAGGATGATCTTGCCCGCCTAGCCTCGGCCGAAGGGCAACAGGCCTTTGCCCAGACGCTGGCCAGCGCGATCCGCGTGCACTTTGCCCGCGAGGCGGCGCTGCCGGCGCTGCAGCCATAG
- a CDS encoding penicillin-binding protein 1A: protein MSEQSESIRLRIRREAGGLLTRLQEHPAGHWFTANWQTSKRFRIAGYALGGLILFYLLLWVTVLRTLPSADRLLSYQPPLPTMVRGVNGEIVYSYARERRVQLRFVDLPKPLIDAYLSAEDKTFWSHGGVDITGTLGAVLDYANPLRTKRAVGGSTITQQVAKNILIGDEYSVTRKIKEMILARRIEGALEKEQILELYLNEIPLGRQAFGVQAAARAYFGKDVGDLKLHEAAFLAILPKAPERYGREKNQQLAINRRNYVLDQMVDNGWATPAQAAEAKAQPLGLIPRRSESYDPSVGYFVEDVRRELIDKYGEQAEDGPNSIYGGGLWVRTSLDPQLQKAAQDALRTGLLRYQAGRGWGGPIAKIKVDPDGWQTELIAAGKSITYQNWRVGVVLSRSGNQATIGFTDGRKAPLIALPDSLRAGDVIAAAPSGNAWAVKNVPAVSGGFVAIDPNSGRVLAVQGGFDAGLGSFNRATQAQRQPGSTIKPFVYATGLDNGMTPASEVLDGQFCVYQGAQLGQKCFRNFDMRGAGGTHTMRWGLEQSRNLMTVRIANDAGMDNVSRQIDRVGIGKYPPYLSFALGAGETTVLRMANAYAALANNGVQYSPTLIDFVQDRNGKVIWRADNRRCEKCNMANWDGKPMPRLAKRGKQVMDPRTAFQVIHMLEGVVTRGTATVLRDLNLSLFGKTGTTTGPTNVWFAGGSQDIVGAVYLGYDQPRSLGGYAQGGSIAAPMFKQFIQESRNRWYDRPFVAPANIHWVKIDRVSGSKVFAGNPTDDPKSPIIWEAFKADSEVARTTRQDDLAKQRDALIAAIRRSSQAQSSEATAEDTADPQVAADNAVAIQ, encoded by the coding sequence ATGAGCGAGCAATCCGAATCCATTCGCCTGCGCATCCGGCGCGAAGCCGGGGGGCTGCTCACCAGGCTGCAAGAACACCCCGCCGGGCATTGGTTTACCGCCAACTGGCAGACCAGCAAGCGCTTCCGGATTGCCGGTTATGCGCTGGGCGGTCTGATCCTGTTCTACTTGCTGCTGTGGGTCACTGTGCTGCGCACGCTCCCCTCAGCTGATCGTCTGCTCAGCTATCAGCCGCCACTGCCGACGATGGTGCGCGGCGTGAATGGCGAGATCGTCTACAGTTATGCGCGCGAGCGGCGGGTGCAGTTGCGCTTTGTCGATTTGCCCAAGCCACTGATCGACGCTTACCTTTCGGCCGAAGACAAGACCTTCTGGAGCCACGGCGGGGTCGACATCACCGGCACGCTGGGTGCGGTGCTCGACTATGCCAATCCGCTGCGCACCAAACGCGCAGTCGGCGGCTCGACGATCACCCAGCAGGTGGCCAAGAACATCTTGATCGGGGATGAGTACTCCGTCACTCGCAAGATCAAGGAAATGATCCTGGCGCGCCGCATCGAAGGGGCGCTCGAGAAAGAGCAGATCCTTGAGCTCTATCTCAACGAAATCCCGCTGGGCCGGCAGGCCTTTGGCGTCCAGGCGGCGGCCCGGGCCTATTTCGGCAAGGATGTGGGCGACCTCAAACTGCACGAGGCAGCCTTCCTGGCGATCCTGCCCAAGGCGCCCGAACGCTATGGCCGCGAGAAGAACCAGCAGCTGGCGATCAACCGCCGGAACTATGTGCTTGACCAGATGGTCGACAATGGCTGGGCCACGCCCGCTCAGGCGGCCGAGGCTAAGGCCCAGCCGCTCGGCCTGATACCGCGCCGGTCGGAAAGCTATGACCCCTCAGTCGGCTATTTCGTCGAGGACGTGCGGCGCGAGCTGATCGATAAATATGGCGAGCAGGCCGAAGACGGACCGAACAGCATTTACGGTGGTGGCCTATGGGTCCGCACCTCGCTTGATCCGCAACTCCAGAAGGCGGCGCAGGATGCGCTGCGTACCGGCCTGCTACGCTATCAGGCCGGCCGGGGCTGGGGCGGTCCGATTGCCAAGATCAAGGTCGATCCGGATGGCTGGCAGACCGAGCTGATCGCGGCCGGCAAGTCCATTACCTACCAGAACTGGCGCGTCGGGGTGGTGCTCTCACGCTCAGGCAATCAGGCGACGATCGGCTTTACCGACGGCCGTAAAGCGCCCTTGATTGCTTTGCCGGATTCGTTGCGGGCGGGTGATGTCATTGCTGCGGCTCCGAGCGGCAATGCCTGGGCGGTAAAGAATGTTCCTGCCGTTTCGGGCGGGTTCGTGGCGATCGATCCCAATTCCGGGCGTGTTCTGGCAGTGCAGGGCGGTTTTGATGCTGGCCTGGGCAGCTTCAACCGCGCCACCCAGGCCCAGCGCCAACCGGGTTCGACAATCAAACCCTTTGTCTATGCGACCGGCCTCGACAACGGCATGACCCCCGCCAGCGAGGTGCTTGACGGTCAGTTCTGCGTCTATCAGGGCGCGCAGCTGGGGCAGAAGTGCTTCCGTAATTTTGATATGCGCGGCGCCGGCGGCACCCACACCATGCGCTGGGGGCTTGAACAGTCGCGCAACCTGATGACGGTTCGGATCGCCAACGATGCCGGGATGGACAACGTCTCACGCCAGATCGACCGGGTTGGGATCGGCAAGTATCCACCCTATCTCTCTTTCGCCCTGGGTGCGGGCGAAACGACGGTCCTCAGGATGGCCAATGCCTATGCCGCTCTGGCGAACAACGGTGTGCAGTATTCCCCGACGCTGATCGACTTCGTCCAGGATCGCAACGGGAAGGTGATCTGGCGGGCGGACAATCGCCGCTGCGAAAAGTGCAACATGGCCAATTGGGACGGCAAGCCGATGCCCCGGCTGGCCAAGCGCGGCAAGCAGGTCATGGACCCGCGCACGGCCTTCCAGGTGATCCACATGCTGGAAGGCGTGGTGACGCGTGGTACGGCGACCGTGCTGCGCGATCTCAATCTCTCGCTGTTCGGCAAAACCGGGACAACCACCGGCCCGACCAACGTGTGGTTCGCCGGCGGATCGCAGGACATCGTCGGAGCGGTCTATCTTGGCTATGACCAGCCGCGTTCGCTGGGTGGCTATGCTCAGGGCGGCTCGATTGCCGCGCCGATGTTCAAGCAGTTCATCCAGGAAAGTCGCAACCGCTGGTATGACCGGCCCTTTGTGGCACCGGCCAACATCCATTGGGTCAAGATCGACCGGGTTTCGGGCAGCAAGGTCTTCGCCGGTAACCCGACCGACGATCCCAAGTCCCCGATCATTTGGGAAGCCTTCAAGGCTGACAGCGAAGTCGCGCGGACCACACGCCAGGATGATCTAGCCAAGCAGCGTGACGCGCTGATCGCGGCGATCCGGCGCAGTTCGCAAGCCCAGTCCAGCGAAGCCACAGCCGAAGACACGGCAGACCCCCAGGTCGCGGCCGATAATGCCGTTGCCATCCAGTAA
- a CDS encoding peroxiredoxin, with protein MNLRPLFVAVAALAVTAPAQANLPVGATAPIFATQGAKAGKPFAINLRTALRKGPLVLYFYPKAFTQGCTLEAKAFADASPQFAAAGATVVGMSADDLPTLQKFSTEACRDKFAVAIATPAIIKAYNVDLQREGVSTGLTTRTSYVIGQDGKVRFVHSNMDYKDHVRLTLEAVQALRKAKR; from the coding sequence ATGAACCTTCGTCCCTTGTTCGTTGCCGTCGCCGCCCTTGCTGTGACTGCCCCCGCCCAGGCCAACCTGCCGGTTGGTGCCACGGCGCCCATTTTCGCCACCCAGGGTGCCAAGGCGGGCAAGCCCTTTGCGATCAACCTGCGCACCGCGCTGCGCAAAGGGCCGCTGGTGCTCTATTTCTATCCCAAGGCCTTCACCCAGGGCTGCACCCTGGAGGCCAAGGCCTTTGCCGATGCCAGCCCGCAGTTCGCGGCCGCTGGCGCCACGGTCGTCGGTATGTCGGCCGACGACCTGCCGACCCTGCAGAAGTTCTCGACCGAAGCCTGCCGCGACAAATTTGCCGTCGCCATCGCCACCCCGGCGATCATCAAGGCTTATAATGTCGACCTGCAGCGTGAGGGCGTCTCGACCGGCCTGACCACCCGCACCAGCTATGTCATCGGCCAGGATGGCAAGGTCCGGTTCGTCCATTCGAACATGGACTACAAGGACCATGTCCGCCTGACGCTCGAAGCGGTGCAGGCCCTGCGCAAGGCCAAGCGCTGA
- the prfB gene encoding peptide chain release factor 2, whose translation MRAEGQAHIDRIDAALALVRKFLDWDRALRRLDELNARVEDPKLWDNPKEAEAVMKERRRLEAAIGTVKDISAQKADAIEFIELGEMENDEATVEEGLEALAKLADRADQDKVQALLAGEADGNDTYIEIHAGAGGTESQDWAEMLFRMYTRWAEKRGFKVETIEYQAGEQAGIKSATILVKGENAYGYAKTESGVHRLVRISPYDSSARRHTSFSSVWVFPVIDDNFSIDINPADLKIDTYRASGAGGQHVNTTDSAVRITHVPSGIIVASQQDRSQHKNREICMGMLKSRLYEEEMRRREDAASAEHSAKSDIGWGHQIRSYVLQPYQMVKDLRTGVTSPTPSDVLDGDLDPFMAAALAQRVTGEKVVVEDED comes from the coding sequence ATGCGTGCCGAAGGGCAGGCCCATATCGACCGGATCGACGCCGCCCTGGCGCTCGTCCGCAAGTTCCTTGACTGGGACCGTGCGCTGCGCCGGCTCGATGAGCTTAACGCGCGCGTCGAGGACCCGAAGCTGTGGGACAATCCCAAGGAAGCCGAAGCGGTAATGAAGGAGCGCCGCCGGCTTGAGGCGGCGATCGGCACGGTCAAGGATATCTCGGCGCAGAAGGCCGACGCGATCGAGTTCATCGAACTGGGCGAGATGGAGAACGACGAGGCGACGGTCGAGGAAGGTCTCGAAGCGCTGGCCAAGCTGGCCGACCGCGCCGACCAGGACAAGGTCCAGGCCTTGTTGGCGGGCGAGGCTGACGGCAACGACACCTATATCGAAATCCACGCTGGGGCGGGCGGTACCGAAAGCCAGGATTGGGCCGAAATGCTCTTCCGGATGTACACGCGGTGGGCGGAAAAGCGCGGCTTCAAGGTTGAGACGATCGAATATCAGGCCGGCGAACAGGCCGGAATCAAGAGCGCGACGATCCTGGTCAAGGGCGAGAATGCCTATGGCTATGCCAAGACCGAAAGCGGCGTGCACCGCCTGGTCCGGATTTCGCCTTACGACAGTTCGGCTCGGCGCCACACCAGCTTCAGCTCGGTCTGGGTCTTCCCGGTGATCGATGACAACTTCAGCATCGATATCAATCCGGCCGACCTCAAGATCGATACCTACCGTGCTTCGGGTGCGGGCGGGCAGCACGTCAACACGACGGACTCAGCCGTGCGCATCACCCACGTGCCGAGCGGGATCATCGTTGCCAGTCAGCAGGACCGCAGCCAGCACAAGAACCGCGAAATCTGCATGGGCATGCTGAAATCGCGGCTCTACGAAGAGGAAATGCGCCGGCGCGAAGATGCCGCCTCGGCAGAGCACTCAGCCAAGAGCGATATTGGCTGGGGCCACCAGATCCGCTCCTACGTCCTCCAGCCGTACCAGATGGTTAAGGACCTGCGCACCGGCGTGACCAGCCCGACCCCGTCTGACGTGCTCGACGGTGATCTGGACCCGTTCATGGCTGCCGCACTCGCGCAGCGTGTGACGGGCGAGAAGGTGGTCGTGGAGGACGAGGATTGA
- a CDS encoding class I SAM-dependent methyltransferase, whose amino-acid sequence MRLAASLAALVLLTACSAEKDADRPETSRDFPRAWRPVSDLSGTEFGNEDQRDNLGEAEVVMDLAAIKAGTTVADIGAGEGYYTVRLAERVGAKGRVLAQDIDPGAIQRLGQRVERERLDNVSIKTGAADDPRLPAGSFDRVFLVHMYHEVTEPYAFLWQLRPALRQGGQVIVVDVDRPTDRHGIPPSLLFCEFQAVGFRLVEFVRRPELNGYYAQFEAVGPRPEPGAIKPCNTAQGKTGS is encoded by the coding sequence TTGAGGCTGGCGGCAAGCCTTGCGGCGTTGGTCCTGCTGACGGCCTGCAGTGCTGAGAAGGACGCGGACCGGCCCGAAACCTCGCGGGATTTTCCCCGCGCCTGGCGTCCTGTATCCGACCTTTCCGGCACCGAATTCGGCAATGAGGACCAGCGCGATAACCTGGGCGAGGCTGAGGTTGTCATGGACCTGGCCGCGATCAAAGCCGGCACCACCGTCGCCGATATCGGTGCGGGCGAGGGGTACTACACTGTGCGCCTGGCCGAGCGGGTCGGGGCCAAGGGCCGCGTGCTGGCGCAGGACATCGATCCCGGCGCGATCCAGCGGCTTGGCCAGCGGGTCGAGCGCGAGCGGCTCGACAATGTTTCGATCAAGACCGGCGCGGCCGACGATCCGCGCCTGCCGGCGGGCAGCTTTGACCGGGTTTTTCTGGTCCACATGTACCACGAAGTGACCGAGCCCTATGCCTTCCTGTGGCAGCTGCGGCCGGCGCTACGCCAGGGCGGTCAGGTGATTGTTGTCGATGTTGATCGGCCGACCGATCGCCACGGTATTCCGCCCAGCCTGCTGTTCTGCGAATTTCAGGCCGTGGGCTTTCGTCTGGTTGAATTTGTGCGTAGACCGGAACTCAACGGTTACTACGCGCAGTTTGAAGCGGTTGGGCCGCGTCCCGAACCCGGGGCAATCAAGCCGTGCAACACGGCACAGGGAAAGACTGGGAGCTAA
- a CDS encoding NAD(P)H-dependent flavin oxidoreductase, translated as MSFKGLKPILYGGREVWPLVEGGKGVAATNHASSGAWAAAGGIGTVSAVNADSYDAEGKIIPQIYNALTRKERHEELIQYGIAGAVEQVRRAYEISNGKGAININVLWEMGGAQQILEGVLEKTRGMVTGVTCGAGMPYKLSEIAARFNVNYLPIISSARAFRALWKRAYHKVADLMAAVVYEDPWLAGGHNGLSNAEDPLKPEDPYPRVKALRETMRAEGVPDSVPIVMAGGVWFLREWDNWIDNPELGSIAFQFGTRPLLTEESPIPQAWKDHLRTLEPGDVLLHRFSPTGFYSSAVKNPFLRKLEARSERQIPYSKVQAGEHTVQLDVGVRGKNFWVAPRDLERARAWVAAGYTDGLRTPDDTIVFVAPGERAEIQQDQKDCMGCLSHCGFSSWKDHDDYTTGRLADPRSFCIQKTLQDIAHGGPIDENLMFAGHAAYRFKQDPFYSNNFTPTVKQLVDRILTGD; from the coding sequence ATGTCGTTCAAGGGTTTGAAGCCGATTCTTTATGGTGGTCGCGAAGTCTGGCCGCTGGTTGAAGGCGGCAAGGGTGTGGCGGCAACGAACCATGCGAGTTCGGGTGCCTGGGCCGCAGCCGGTGGAATCGGAACTGTCAGCGCGGTCAATGCTGATAGCTATGACGCCGAAGGCAAGATCATCCCGCAGATCTATAACGCGCTGACACGCAAGGAACGTCACGAGGAACTGATCCAGTACGGCATCGCCGGCGCTGTCGAGCAGGTCCGCCGGGCTTACGAAATCTCGAACGGCAAGGGCGCGATCAATATCAACGTCCTGTGGGAAATGGGCGGCGCCCAGCAGATCCTGGAAGGCGTGCTGGAAAAGACCCGCGGCATGGTGACGGGTGTCACCTGCGGCGCGGGGATGCCCTACAAGCTTTCTGAAATCGCCGCGCGGTTCAACGTCAACTATCTGCCGATCATCAGCTCTGCCCGCGCCTTCCGGGCGCTGTGGAAGCGGGCCTATCACAAGGTCGCCGATCTGATGGCGGCGGTGGTCTATGAAGACCCGTGGCTGGCCGGCGGGCACAATGGCCTCTCCAATGCCGAAGATCCGCTGAAGCCCGAGGATCCCTATCCCCGCGTCAAGGCGCTGCGCGAGACCATGCGCGCCGAAGGCGTGCCGGATTCGGTGCCGATCGTCATGGCCGGCGGGGTCTGGTTCCTGCGGGAGTGGGACAACTGGATCGACAATCCCGAACTGGGCAGCATTGCCTTCCAGTTTGGCACGCGGCCGCTGCTGACCGAGGAAAGCCCGATCCCGCAGGCATGGAAGGATCACCTCCGCACGCTTGAACCGGGTGACGTGCTGCTGCACCGCTTCTCTCCGACGGGCTTCTATTCCTCGGCGGTCAAGAATCCGTTCCTGCGCAAGCTCGAAGCGCGCAGCGAACGCCAGATCCCCTATTCCAAGGTCCAGGCGGGCGAGCATACCGTTCAGCTTGATGTAGGTGTCCGCGGCAAGAATTTCTGGGTCGCCCCGCGCGATCTGGAGCGGGCGCGCGCCTGGGTTGCCGCCGGTTATACCGATGGCCTGCGCACGCCAGACGACACGATCGTGTTCGTCGCCCCCGGCGAGCGGGCCGAAATCCAGCAGGACCAGAAGGACTGCATGGGCTGCCTCAGCCATTGCGGCTTCTCGTCGTGGAAGGACCATGACGATTACACCACGGGCCGCCTCGCCGATCCGCGCAGCTTCTGCATCCAGAAGACCCTGCAGGACATCGCCCATGGCGGTCCGATTGATGAGAACCTCATGTTCGCAGGCCACGCGGCCTACCGGTTCAAGCAGGACCCGTTCTATTCCAACAACTTCACCCCCACGGTGAAGCAACTGGTTGACCGCATCCTGACGGGCGATTGA
- a CDS encoding alpha/beta hydrolase, with translation MATLPAKAPSPRLFAAELLELPRLMAAPLLGPVEIMPGQGQPIMVLPGFLAHDVTTIRLRRSLWAAGYSVQGWGLGLNLGARADLLDRLAMRITAFAVSSGQPVTLVGWSLGGVFAREVAKLIPHDVRLVITLGSPFSGDPRANNAWRLYELVNDHPVHAPPVDVELAVKPPVPTLALWSRRDGIIPPACASGLLGERDEAIEVECRHLGFAAARSGIQAIGAALARWLQCSA, from the coding sequence ATGGCGACATTGCCTGCCAAGGCGCCATCGCCGCGTTTGTTTGCTGCGGAGTTGCTGGAACTGCCACGGTTGATGGCCGCGCCCTTGTTGGGCCCGGTTGAAATCATGCCGGGTCAAGGGCAGCCGATTATGGTCTTGCCCGGCTTTCTGGCCCACGATGTCACGACGATCCGCCTGCGCCGCTCGTTGTGGGCTGCGGGCTATAGTGTCCAGGGCTGGGGGCTTGGCTTGAATCTGGGCGCACGGGCCGATCTGTTGGATCGACTGGCGATGCGGATAACAGCCTTCGCAGTAAGCAGCGGGCAGCCGGTGACCTTGGTAGGCTGGAGCCTGGGCGGCGTGTTCGCCCGCGAGGTTGCCAAGCTAATTCCGCACGATGTCCGGCTCGTCATCACACTGGGAAGTCCGTTTTCCGGCGATCCGCGCGCCAACAATGCCTGGCGCTTGTACGAGTTGGTCAATGACCACCCGGTTCATGCGCCGCCAGTCGACGTCGAACTGGCGGTCAAACCACCGGTGCCAACTTTGGCGTTGTGGTCCAGACGGGACGGGATCATCCCGCCAGCCTGCGCATCGGGGCTGCTCGGGGAACGGGACGAAGCAATCGAAGTTGAATGTCGCCACCTGGGTTTCGCCGCAGCGCGATCAGGCATTCAGGCGATCGGCGCAGCGCTGGCCCGTTGGCTCCAGTGCTCAGCCTGA